One window of the Paenibacillus beijingensis genome contains the following:
- a CDS encoding stage V sporulation protein D — protein sequence MKVSSVTVRRRLFAALVLIVVAFAALVVRLGYVQLAEGKELSAKAEDSWRREIPFAAKRGEITDRNGVKLAYNVSSPSIMALPAQVKDAPGTAEKLAAVLGMDKNKLLTMITKRQMIVKIQPEGRKLTTEKAAEVRKLALPGIVVAEDNKRYYPFGNLAASVLGITGIDKGLTGVEASYNNLLSGINGSISFLSDARGTTMPGSSDKYRQPKDGLTMELTIDKQIQTIMERELDQAMEKYQADQMLAIAMDPNTGEVLGMASRPTFEPGNYNAFPSELYNRNLPIWMTYEPGSTFKIITLAAALEEGKVNLKNERFFDPGAIEVGGARLRCWKKGGHGSQTFLEVVQNSCNPGFVTLGQRLGKEKLFQYIKNFGFGTKTGIDIGGEENGILFKLNRVGPVELATTAFGQGVSVTPIQQIAAVSAAINGGTLYKPHVAKAWINPETGETVKTVEPEAVRNVISENTSGQVREALESVVAQGTGGNAFIDGYRVGGKTGTAQKVINGRYSSSEHIVSFIGFAPADNPKIVIYVAVDNPQGIQFGGVVAAPIVRNMMDDALQYMGVPRSKEQIGKKYKLGETPVVTVPNLVGKTVSDIYEDMNMNFNLTSAGTGNTVIRQAPAAGERVDKGSTIRIYLGSEADLGDADSHRH from the coding sequence ATGAAAGTATCCAGTGTAACGGTGAGGCGCCGGCTGTTTGCGGCGCTTGTTCTTATCGTTGTCGCATTCGCGGCGCTTGTCGTCCGGCTTGGATACGTGCAGCTCGCCGAAGGGAAGGAGCTGTCGGCGAAGGCGGAAGATTCGTGGCGGCGGGAAATTCCGTTTGCGGCCAAGCGCGGTGAAATTACCGACCGCAACGGCGTCAAGCTCGCGTACAACGTAAGCTCTCCCTCGATTATGGCTTTGCCGGCTCAGGTGAAGGACGCGCCCGGAACTGCCGAGAAGCTGGCGGCCGTGCTTGGCATGGATAAAAATAAATTACTAACGATGATCACGAAGCGACAAATGATCGTCAAGATACAGCCCGAAGGCCGCAAGCTGACGACGGAGAAAGCGGCCGAGGTGCGCAAGCTGGCACTGCCCGGCATCGTTGTGGCCGAAGACAACAAGCGCTATTATCCGTTTGGCAATCTCGCCGCCAGCGTGCTTGGCATTACCGGCATCGATAAAGGGTTGACCGGTGTGGAAGCGAGCTACAACAATCTGCTCAGCGGCATCAACGGCAGCATCTCGTTTTTGTCCGACGCCAGGGGAACGACAATGCCGGGGTCATCCGACAAGTACCGGCAGCCGAAAGACGGCCTGACGATGGAGCTGACGATCGACAAACAAATCCAGACCATTATGGAGCGCGAGCTGGATCAGGCGATGGAGAAATACCAGGCGGACCAGATGCTTGCGATTGCCATGGATCCGAACACGGGAGAGGTGCTGGGGATGGCCAGCCGGCCCACGTTCGAACCGGGAAACTATAATGCGTTTCCTTCCGAGCTGTACAACCGCAATCTGCCGATTTGGATGACGTACGAGCCGGGGTCCACCTTCAAAATCATTACGCTGGCGGCGGCGCTTGAGGAAGGGAAAGTCAATTTGAAAAACGAGCGTTTCTTCGACCCCGGAGCGATCGAGGTGGGCGGAGCGAGGCTGCGCTGCTGGAAAAAAGGCGGCCACGGCAGCCAGACGTTTCTGGAAGTGGTGCAAAACTCCTGCAACCCCGGATTTGTCACACTGGGGCAGAGGCTTGGCAAGGAGAAGCTGTTCCAGTATATTAAAAACTTCGGTTTCGGCACGAAAACCGGCATCGATATCGGCGGCGAGGAAAACGGCATTTTGTTCAAATTGAACCGTGTCGGTCCGGTCGAACTGGCGACAACGGCGTTCGGCCAGGGGGTATCGGTTACGCCGATCCAGCAGATTGCTGCCGTATCGGCGGCGATTAACGGCGGCACGCTGTACAAACCACATGTGGCCAAAGCATGGATCAATCCGGAAACCGGCGAAACCGTGAAAACCGTAGAGCCGGAAGCGGTGCGCAACGTTATTTCCGAGAACACGTCGGGGCAGGTGCGCGAAGCGCTGGAGAGCGTTGTCGCCCAAGGCACCGGCGGCAACGCGTTTATCGACGGTTATCGGGTCGGCGGCAAAACCGGCACCGCGCAAAAGGTCATCAACGGACGCTACTCCTCGAGCGAGCATATCGTATCGTTCATCGGATTCGCGCCGGCGGACAATCCGAAGATCGTCATCTACGTGGCGGTCGACAATCCGCAGGGCATCCAGTTCGGCGGCGTCGTCGCCGCGCCGATCGTCCGCAACATGATGGATGACGCGCTGCAGTATATGGGCGTGCCAAGAAGCAAAGAGCAGATCGGCAAAAAATATAAGCTCGGCGAGACGCCGGTTGTGACCGTACCGAATTTGGTAGGCAAAACCGTATCCGATATCTATGAGGATATGAATATGAATTTCAACCTCACCTCCGCAGGGACGGGCAATACGGTCATCCGCCAAGCGCCGGCGGCGGGCGAGCGCGTAGACAAAGGCTCCACCATCCGGATTTATCTCGGAAGCGAAGCCGATCTGGGCGATGCGGATTCGCACCGGCACTAG
- the rsmH gene encoding 16S rRNA (cytosine(1402)-N(4))-methyltransferase RsmH has product MFQHITVLREEAVDGLAVKPDGIYVDCTLGGAGHSELIVSQLGDGGRLIAFDQDDWALDNAAVRLASYRDKVTLIKSNFRDLQQVLTQDSRIPQQGGVPQVDGILFDLGVSSPQLDEAERGFSYNHDAPLDMRMNRDMALTAHTIVNEWDEREISRILHVYGEEKFARSIARAIVGARQNGEIQTTGELVELIKSAIPAAARRTGPHPAKRSFQALRIAVNDELGAEEEALEQAITCLKPGGRVSVITFHSLEDRICKQLFAAHLEKCTCPPDFPMCVCGGKGTLKLVTRKPIVPGEEELERNPRARSAKLRVAEKL; this is encoded by the coding sequence GTGTTTCAGCATATTACGGTGCTCAGAGAGGAAGCGGTCGACGGTCTGGCGGTGAAGCCGGACGGCATTTATGTCGATTGCACGCTCGGCGGAGCCGGACACAGCGAATTGATCGTCTCCCAGCTTGGAGATGGAGGCCGGCTAATCGCATTTGACCAGGACGATTGGGCTCTGGATAATGCGGCGGTTCGGCTGGCTTCCTATAGAGACAAAGTAACATTGATCAAGAGCAATTTTCGCGATTTACAGCAAGTGCTTACGCAAGACAGCCGTATTCCCCAGCAAGGCGGCGTACCGCAAGTCGACGGCATCCTGTTCGATCTGGGCGTCTCCAGTCCGCAGCTGGACGAGGCGGAGCGCGGATTCAGCTACAATCATGACGCTCCGCTCGATATGCGGATGAACCGGGATATGGCGCTGACGGCCCATACCATTGTGAACGAGTGGGACGAGCGGGAGATCAGCCGGATCCTGCACGTGTACGGCGAGGAAAAATTCGCCCGCTCCATTGCCCGCGCAATCGTCGGCGCCCGCCAAAACGGCGAAATCCAGACAACGGGAGAACTGGTGGAGCTCATTAAATCGGCGATCCCGGCGGCGGCGAGACGAACGGGGCCGCATCCGGCGAAACGTTCGTTTCAAGCGCTCCGCATCGCGGTCAATGACGAGCTTGGCGCCGAAGAAGAGGCGCTGGAGCAGGCGATAACGTGCCTGAAGCCGGGCGGCAGGGTGTCGGTCATTACCTTTCACTCGCTGGAGGACCGGATCTGCAAGCAGCTGTTTGCGGCGCACCTGGAGAAATGCACGTGCCCGCCCGATTTTCCGATGTGCGTCTGCGGCGGCAAAGGAACGCTCAAGCTTGTAACCCGTAAGCCGATCGTGCCCGGGGAAGAGGAGCTGGAACGCAACCCGCGCGCCCGTTCCGCTAAGCTGAGAGTTGCGGAGAAGCTGTAG
- a CDS encoding penicillin-binding transpeptidase domain-containing protein: protein MVKRIRMRTLLVGGIMTLLFLILLTKMFWVQVIKADFWFEHAKKTWAAAETIPAARGTITDRDGNVLAMDTNAYTVAVNPKLIHQLAIEDEVVEKLHDLLNKPESELREIVTARNDKGEYYVDRQVRPEGWNIDKATADKVTAFKEELKEELKRRGHKKVDDVGIRLLDGSKRYYPKNSLASQVIGYVNKEGNAVIGAEAAFDKELKGQNGHLVYEKDGNRVQIENGNVDYQPAIEGKKIALTIDTEIQYYMEEALKEAYDKYQPVSITAVAADPNTMEILGIANLPGYNPNSYSTANTASFYNHAVGSLYEPGSTFKIVTLAGAVQEGDFNPEEKYMSGSIKVANDPRPIRDIKRDGWGQITFLEGLKRSSNVAFVKLGYERLGREKLMSYIKDFGFGSKTGIELKGESKGIVDFYWPKEVATAAFGQGKVLVTPIQQVAAVAAVANGGKLMEPHIVKQIEDPQTGKTQVTQPKIVRQVISPETSKKVSGYLEQVVADQEIGTGKNAYIKGYRVAGKTGTAQKVINGEYSSDKFVVSFIGYAPVDNPKIVVYVVVDSPNNPVVGGGTVAAPIFKKIVSQSLRHMGVQPKLTASEKQSGAEMTVTVPDLSDLNVSQAAAELKARGLTPEKVGKGTKVIQQIPKSGTVISASQRIYLITEERSKLTVPGMKGLALRDALEVCSLLGIRCLTEGEGYVTAQAAAKLNGEPVIKLTLQPPVQVEAGADGSEASSQNGSRESAGQESGAAGTAGKTDRSDSGNEEAGSGDG, encoded by the coding sequence ATGGTAAAACGAATTAGAATGCGCACGCTGCTCGTCGGAGGGATCATGACCCTCCTTTTTCTTATTTTGCTGACGAAGATGTTTTGGGTTCAAGTCATTAAAGCCGATTTCTGGTTCGAGCACGCGAAAAAAACATGGGCGGCCGCCGAGACGATACCCGCAGCCCGGGGCACGATTACCGACAGGGACGGCAATGTGCTGGCGATGGATACGAACGCTTACACCGTAGCCGTCAATCCGAAGCTCATTCACCAGCTGGCCATTGAGGATGAAGTGGTAGAGAAGCTGCACGACCTGCTGAACAAGCCTGAAAGCGAGCTGCGAGAAATCGTCACCGCCCGCAATGATAAGGGTGAATATTATGTAGACCGGCAAGTCCGGCCCGAAGGCTGGAACATCGACAAAGCGACGGCGGACAAGGTGACGGCGTTCAAGGAAGAGCTGAAGGAAGAGCTGAAGCGGCGGGGCCACAAGAAGGTTGATGATGTCGGCATTAGGCTGCTGGACGGATCGAAACGCTATTATCCGAAAAATTCCCTTGCTTCGCAGGTGATCGGCTACGTAAACAAGGAAGGCAATGCGGTTATAGGTGCTGAAGCGGCTTTTGATAAAGAGCTGAAAGGGCAGAATGGACATCTGGTGTACGAGAAAGACGGCAACCGCGTCCAGATCGAGAACGGTAACGTAGACTATCAGCCTGCAATCGAGGGTAAAAAGATTGCGCTGACGATCGATACCGAAATTCAGTATTACATGGAAGAAGCGCTTAAGGAAGCGTACGACAAGTATCAGCCGGTCAGCATCACCGCTGTGGCGGCCGATCCGAACACGATGGAAATTTTGGGTATCGCCAATCTGCCCGGATATAACCCGAACTCCTATTCAACGGCGAATACGGCCAGCTTTTACAACCATGCGGTAGGATCGCTGTACGAGCCCGGTTCAACTTTCAAAATCGTAACGCTTGCCGGCGCGGTGCAGGAGGGGGACTTTAACCCCGAAGAGAAGTATATGTCGGGTTCGATCAAAGTAGCCAACGATCCGCGGCCGATCCGCGATATCAAGCGGGACGGCTGGGGACAAATCACCTTTCTGGAAGGGCTTAAGCGCTCCAGTAACGTAGCTTTCGTCAAGCTCGGCTACGAACGGCTGGGCCGGGAAAAGCTGATGAGCTATATTAAGGACTTCGGGTTTGGGTCAAAAACCGGCATCGAGCTCAAAGGGGAATCCAAAGGGATCGTCGACTTTTACTGGCCGAAGGAGGTTGCGACGGCGGCGTTCGGTCAAGGTAAAGTACTCGTGACCCCGATCCAGCAGGTTGCGGCTGTAGCGGCTGTCGCCAACGGCGGCAAGCTGATGGAGCCGCACATCGTGAAGCAGATCGAAGATCCGCAGACAGGAAAGACGCAAGTGACCCAGCCGAAGATCGTCCGTCAGGTCATTTCGCCCGAAACGTCAAAGAAGGTGAGCGGTTATTTGGAACAGGTCGTTGCGGATCAGGAGATCGGCACGGGTAAAAACGCTTATATCAAAGGTTACCGCGTTGCCGGCAAAACCGGTACGGCGCAGAAAGTTATCAACGGCGAATACTCCAGCGATAAGTTTGTCGTCTCCTTTATCGGCTATGCTCCGGTCGATAACCCGAAGATTGTCGTATACGTCGTCGTCGACTCTCCGAACAACCCGGTCGTAGGCGGAGGAACGGTTGCGGCGCCTATTTTTAAAAAGATTGTCAGCCAGAGCCTGCGCCATATGGGAGTCCAGCCGAAGCTGACCGCTTCCGAGAAACAATCCGGTGCGGAGATGACGGTAACGGTTCCGGATTTATCCGACCTTAATGTGTCTCAGGCTGCCGCCGAGCTGAAAGCGCGCGGATTGACGCCGGAGAAGGTCGGCAAAGGGACGAAGGTCATTCAGCAAATTCCGAAATCGGGGACTGTTATTTCCGCTTCCCAGCGAATCTATCTGATAACGGAAGAGCGGAGCAAGCTGACTGTTCCCGGCATGAAGGGCCTTGCGCTGCGCGACGCCCTCGAGGTATGCTCGCTGCTCGGCATCCGCTGCTTGACCGAAGGCGAAGGATACGTCACCGCCCAGGCAGCGGCCAAGCTGAACGGAGAACCGGTCATCAAGCTGACGCTGCAGCCGCCGGTACAGGTAGAGGCCGGGGCGGACGGAAGTGAAGCGTCCTCACAGAACGGGAGCCGGGAGTCCGCCGGACAGGAAAGCGGCGCTGCCGGTACCGCGGGTAAGACAGATCGCTCCGATAGCGGAAATGAGGAAGCCGGTTCCGGAGACGGGTAA
- the ftsL gene encoding cell division protein FtsL: MAYTNGNLALQPKRKPDQKQVRETKRVLVKRKPLPVQEKLLYLFTVALFVVVAGVIIFRYAEVYQLNLEIKNLNKQYAQMTVDMKELQKQVQELSDPERIRKLAENEYGMAPSEDSGIQVQRGGDSSETALKQ, translated from the coding sequence TTGGCTTATACGAATGGAAATCTGGCGCTTCAGCCGAAGCGTAAGCCGGATCAGAAGCAGGTACGGGAGACAAAACGCGTTCTTGTCAAACGGAAACCGCTGCCGGTCCAAGAGAAGCTGCTTTACCTGTTTACCGTAGCTCTGTTTGTCGTCGTGGCGGGCGTCATCATTTTCCGTTACGCCGAAGTCTATCAATTAAACCTTGAAATCAAAAACCTAAACAAACAATACGCGCAAATGACGGTTGATATGAAAGAGCTGCAGAAGCAAGTTCAGGAGCTCAGCGATCCGGAACGGATCCGGAAGCTTGCGGAGAACGAATACGGCATGGCCCCGTCCGAAGATTCCGGCATTCAGGTCCAGCGCGGCGGCGACTCTTCGGAAACCGCATTGAAGCAATAG